The following proteins are co-located in the Diorhabda carinulata isolate Delta chromosome 4, icDioCari1.1, whole genome shotgun sequence genome:
- the LOC130893036 gene encoding uncharacterized protein LOC130893036 — MENLSKSRLPQFTQEEIEYINGTYDFLGVNHYYTSIVKDTIEAAESVISYNADVRTEVTLDAAIPQGIYNVLKWFEEQYGPNDVIMTEIGFGLLDSDNNINDTVRSDYYADFLCKIFDAIDNGVSVDAIIFWSLLDSIEWSSSDKIRYGLFYVNFDDPARVRIPKESSKFIRELMEKRELQCGKARRDWLDVPIASSTHHKIKH; from the exons atggaaaatctGTCCAAATCCAGACTTCCACAGTTTACGCAAGAAGAAATCGAATATATTAATGGGACCTACGATTTTCTGGGAgttaatcattattatacatcAATTGTCAAAGATACTATAGAAGCTGCAGAAAGTGTTATTAGTTACAATGCGGACGTCAGGACTGAAGTTACTCTTGATGCC GCGATTCCGCAAGGGATTTACAATGTTTTAAAATGGTTCGAAGAACAATATGGTCCAAACGATGTTATAATGACTGAAATAGGATTTGGATTACTTGACTCTGACAACAATATAAACGATACTGTGCGATCCGACTATTATGCA GATTTCCTGTGCAAAATCTTCGACGCTATCGATAACGGTGTTTCAGTTGATGCAATTATATTTTGGAGTTTATTGGATAGTATCGAATGGTCTTCAAGTGATAA aattCGTTATGGATTATTCTACGTTAATTTCGATGATCCTGCTCGAGTTCGAATACCTAAAGAATCCTCCAAATTTATTCGTGAGTTAATGGAAAAAAGAGAACTACAATGTGGAAAAGCAAGAAGAGATTGGCTTGATGTACCGATAGCATCATCTACTcatcataaaataaaacattga
- the LOC130892733 gene encoding zinc finger HIT domain-containing protein 3, whose translation MNKTCEICSKEARYKCPTCMIFYCSVPCCKIHRQNKCDVLQRDEEEEMANLIVKRRKIETMTESTVPEDKLKLLNSNEEVNNLLTNSHLRNLLVAIDKSDNAEEVMQKAMQEPIFVEFADACLKVVEDKTEVEENS comes from the exons ATGAATAAAACTTGTGAAATTTGCTCTAAAGAAGCAAGATACAAATGCCCAACCTGTATGATATTTTA TTGTTCAGTGCCTTGCTGCAAAATACACAGACAAAATAAATGTGATGTTCTTCAAAgagacgaagaagaagaaatggcTAATTTAATAGTGAAGAggagaaaaattgaaactatgACTGAATCAACAGTTCctgaagataaactaaaactATTGA ATTCAAATGAAGAAGTGAATAATTTGTTAACAAATAGTCATTTGAGAAATTTATTAGTGGCCATTGATAAGTCAGATAATGCTGAAGAAGTTATGCAAAAAGCTATGCAGGAACcaatttttgtagaatttgCTGATGCCTGTCTCAAAGTTGTGGAAGATAAAACGGAAGTTGAAGAAAACTCATAA